The following proteins are encoded in a genomic region of Sorangiineae bacterium MSr12523:
- a CDS encoding GNAT family N-acetyltransferase, with protein MTTIAEDAVTLRPAIPSDANTVARIWYEGWRDGHLGNVPDALVVARTEASFYERAAERVGDTVVAVVEGEVVGFVMVVDDEVEQVYLSNHRRGSGIAGFLLGEAERLVAANGHERAWLAVAPGNGRARKFYERQGWVDDGLFEYMAGGAAEPIPVPCQRYVKRVGGGVR; from the coding sequence ATGACGACCATCGCCGAAGACGCGGTCACGCTCCGTCCCGCCATCCCCAGCGACGCCAATACGGTCGCGAGGATTTGGTACGAAGGCTGGCGTGACGGCCACTTGGGCAACGTTCCCGACGCGCTCGTGGTGGCGAGGACCGAAGCGTCCTTCTACGAGCGCGCCGCGGAACGCGTGGGCGATACGGTGGTCGCCGTCGTCGAGGGCGAGGTCGTCGGCTTCGTCATGGTGGTCGACGACGAGGTGGAACAGGTGTACCTGTCCAACCACCGCCGCGGCAGCGGCATCGCTGGCTTCCTTCTCGGCGAGGCCGAGCGACTCGTCGCCGCCAACGGGCACGAACGCGCCTGGCTCGCCGTCGCCCCCGGCAACGGACGCGCGCGCAAGTTCTACGAGCGCCAAGGCTGGGTCGACGACGGCCTCTTCGAATACATGGCCGGCGGCGCGGCCGAGCCGATCCCCGTGCCGTGCCAGCGCTATGTGAAACGCGTGGGCGGGGGTGTTCGATAG